A segment of the Gemmatimonadaceae bacterium genome:
GCCGGCGCCTTGTTGCAGTTCCTCGTGCAGTTGCCGACCGCGATCGCGCTCACTCGACCGTTGCGGGTGTCGCTCGACAGGAAATCGGCGCACGTGCAGACGGTGTCACGGAACTTCACGCCCGCGCTGACGAGCCGCGGCGTCGTTCAGATCAGCGGCTACATCGACCAGTGGCTGGCGAGCTTCCTCCCGGGCGGAATGGTCGCGACGCTGAGCTACGCCCAAACGGTGTATGTGCTGCCCGTGAGTCTGTTCGGGATGGCCGTCTCCGCGGCCGAGTTGCCGGAGATGTCGCGCGCGGTGGGAAGCGAGGAGCAAATCGCCGCGCAGTTGCGGTCACGAATCAGCTCGGGCCTTCGCCAGATCGCGTTCTTCGTCGTTCCGTCTGCGATGGCGTTTCTCGCGTTCGGCGACGTGATCGCCGCGCTGCTGTTCCAGAACGGCGGGCTATTCAAGGCGACCGACTCGCGCTTGGCGTGGGGGATTCTGGCCGGCTCGGCGGTGGGTCTCCTGGCGTCTACGCTCGGTCGCCTCTACTCCGTGACCTACTATGCGCTGCACGACACGCGGACGCCGCTTCGTTTCGCGCTCGTGCGGGTCGCTCTCACGACCGTGCTCGGCGCGCTGTTCGCGTTCGAGGGGCCGAAGGTTTTCGGGATCGATCCGCGGTGGGGCGCGGCGGGGCTGACGTCGTCGGCCGGCATCGCCGGATGGGTGGAGTTCACGCTCCTGCGAGGCCGGCTCAACCAGCGAATCGGTGTCACCGGATTGTCCGCCGGATTCGTCACAACGCTCTGGGGAGCGGCCGTCGTCGCCGCGGCGGCCGGCTGGGCCATGCGACTGTACGGCGTGGGCGACGCGAGGTTCGTAACGCGCGCGCTCGTGTTGCTGACGTTCGGCGTCGTCTACCTGGGCGCCACGCTCGCACTGGGCATTCCGGAGGCCCGCAGCGCGCTACGGCGTCTGCGGAGGCGGTCGCGCCGAGGGTAACTTTCGGCATGGCCCTGAAGGACTCCGTTCTCGACAAGATCGCGTACCTGCCCGAGTCGCCCGGTGTCTATCTGTGGCGCGACGCGGAAGGGATCGTGCTGTACGTCGGGAAGGCCAAGCGGCTGCGGTCGCGAGTGCGGAATTACATCGCCGCCGACCACGCCGAAAGCGTCAAAACGCGGGCGTTGATGATCGCCGCGGCGGACATCGACACGATCGTGGTGCCGAGCGAGGCGCACGCGCTGATCCTCGAGGCCAACCTCATCAAGGAGCACAAGCCGAAGTACAACATCGCGCTCCGCGACGACAAGTCATATCCGTACATCAAGGTTACGATCGCCGAGCCGTTTCCGCGGGTGCTGGTCACGCGGCGCCTGATCGACGACGGGAGCCGGTACTTCGGGCCGTACACCGACGTCGGCGCGATGAGGCGCGCGCTCAACGTCGTGAAGCGGATCTTCACGGTCCGGTCGTGCAATTACGACATGCCGAAGCAGATGCCCGAGCGGCCTTGCCTCGACTACTTCATCCATCGCTGCAAGGCGCCGTGCATCCTCGCCCAGACGCAAATCGAGTACGCGGCGATGATCGACGAGGTGCTCGTCTTTCTCGAGGGGCGCACCGACGAAGTGGCTCGGCGCGTGCGGGGAAGGATGGACGAGGCGGCGGCGGCGCTGGACTTCGAGGGGGCCGCGCAACTGCGCGACGCGCTCCACCATCTCGAGTCGATGGCCGAGCCGACGGTCGTGTTGTCGATCGACGGCGGCGACCGCGACGTGGTGGGATACGCGCGTGACGGCGACGACGCGGCGATCGCCCTGATGCGGATCCGGGGCGGCAAGCTGCTGGCGCGCGAACAGCAATTTCTCGAGAACGTCGAGGGAGAGACCGACGCCGCGGTGCTCGAGGCGTATCTCGCCGGCGGCTACGTGCGCCTGGACGACCGGGCGGCCGAGCTGCTCGTGCCGTTCGAGCCGGACGAGCGCGAGCTCGTCGAGGCCTCGCTCGAGCGTACGAAGATCATCGCGCCGCAGCGCGGCCCGCGCCGCGAGCTGGTCGACCTCGCCATCCAGAATGCGCGCCACTTGCTCGAGGAGCTTCGCCTGACGGGCGAGGAAGCCGAAGAGCGGGCGGGGGATCCGATTTACGAGTTACAACGGTCCCTTGGCCTGCAGAAAGTGCCGCGGGCGATCGTCTGTTTCGACATCTCGCACGCCCAGGGCACCGACACCGTCGCGTCGTGCATCTGGTTTCAGAATGGCCGTCCATATCGCGCGGAGTATCGCAAGTTCAAGGTGAAGACCGTCGAGGGGATCGACGACTTCGCGTCGATGCACGAAGTCGTGAAGCGGTACTTCACGCGGCGGCTCGAGGAGGATCGCCCGCTTCCCGAGCTCGTGTTGATCGACGGCGGCAAGGGGCAGCTCAACGCCGCCGCGGCCGCCCTGGAGGAGCTTTCGCTTGGCGCGATGCCAATCGTGAGTCTCGCGAAGCGCGAGGAGGAGCTGTTTCTGCTCGGGAGGCCCGAGCCGCTCCGCCTGCCGCGCCGCTCGCCCGCACTTCGAGTGCTGCAACAGGCGAGGGACGAAGCGCATCGGTTCGCGATCACGTTCCAGCGGAAGCGTCGTTCGCTGCGTACGATGACGT
Coding sequences within it:
- the murJ gene encoding murein biosynthesis integral membrane protein MurJ, with the protein product MTAAVRDSTSDAAVPPPRRSGGAATIVATGIMLSRVFGLARQTLMAHFLGVSVAGDAFTAGFKIPQILNNLFGEGALSASFIPVYSRLVEEGKDEEAARLAGAILGLLSFVVAIGVLVGVLITPWLIPLIAPGFDPERRALTITLVRILFPGAGLFVVASWCLGILNSHRKFLISYAAPILWNVAMIAALLGFGPGREPPRLAVILAWASVAGALLQFLVQLPTAIALTRPLRVSLDRKSAHVQTVSRNFTPALTSRGVVQISGYIDQWLASFLPGGMVATLSYAQTVYVLPVSLFGMAVSAAELPEMSRAVGSEEQIAAQLRSRISSGLRQIAFFVVPSAMAFLAFGDVIAALLFQNGGLFKATDSRLAWGILAGSAVGLLASTLGRLYSVTYYALHDTRTPLRFALVRVALTTVLGALFAFEGPKVFGIDPRWGAAGLTSSAGIAGWVEFTLLRGRLNQRIGVTGLSAGFVTTLWGAAVVAAAAGWAMRLYGVGDARFVTRALVLLTFGVVYLGATLALGIPEARSALRRLRRRSRRG
- the uvrC gene encoding excinuclease ABC subunit UvrC, which codes for MALKDSVLDKIAYLPESPGVYLWRDAEGIVLYVGKAKRLRSRVRNYIAADHAESVKTRALMIAAADIDTIVVPSEAHALILEANLIKEHKPKYNIALRDDKSYPYIKVTIAEPFPRVLVTRRLIDDGSRYFGPYTDVGAMRRALNVVKRIFTVRSCNYDMPKQMPERPCLDYFIHRCKAPCILAQTQIEYAAMIDEVLVFLEGRTDEVARRVRGRMDEAAAALDFEGAAQLRDALHHLESMAEPTVVLSIDGGDRDVVGYARDGDDAAIALMRIRGGKLLAREQQFLENVEGETDAAVLEAYLAGGYVRLDDRAAELLVPFEPDERELVEASLERTKIIAPQRGPRRELVDLAIQNARHLLEELRLTGEEAEERAGDPIYELQRSLGLQKVPRAIVCFDISHAQGTDTVASCIWFQNGRPYRAEYRKFKVKTVEGIDDFASMHEVVKRYFTRRLEEDRPLPELVLIDGGKGQLNAAAAALEELSLGAMPIVSLAKREEELFLLGRPEPLRLPRRSPALRVLQQARDEAHRFAITFQRKRRSLRTMTSELLRVPGIGEAKRRQLLEAFGSLQGVRDASPEAIAALPGFGRKTADRIVEALQRSSPTAPAAASTAVAEQEDHDNSESHAASHGADNSSDNT